In a single window of the Mercenaria mercenaria strain notata unplaced genomic scaffold, MADL_Memer_1 contig_990, whole genome shotgun sequence genome:
- the LOC128555057 gene encoding uncharacterized protein LOC128555057, giving the protein MDITNRRKKARDVGLCFMCLRDNHRGNNCKNFRVCGTNGCTKNHHKLLHCQQSPLNSNAQKSITKNGDTFGEPKQQQQQGFFTRKSQIALRTVPVVVYTENSRKILINALLEGGSTKTYINQSLAGELGLQGKIETVQVNTLNDKVQTFETMSVSLTVKSLYGQSQTEMDALVLDNVIGSLQTVNWNKYINKWEHLKGINFPFIDQNRAVDMLIGLDYATLHSSLHEIRGKAGEPVARLTPLGCVGQLDNDPQQISLFSTYFVNEPDDLDQMLKGFWEIDNSGLTIKEQPLTQIEQKVLKESEKDMKVEDGRYEVKIPWKTDPSNIPNDYEMAVKRLQHTEKRLKKEPNIEIAYTETIENYVNKGYIHKVPQDETDPVNKWYFPHFPVVRLEKETTKVRIVFDASAKYNGVCLNDFIQTGPKLQNELFDVLLRFRKYDIALVCDISEMYLRVGIHETNIIFHRFLWDSCEYEFSTLVFGVKASPFLAHNWLHRQTRN; this is encoded by the coding sequence ATGGATATTACGAATAGGCGGAAGAAAGCAAGAGATGTAGGATTGTGTTTTATGTGTTTACGAGACAACCACCGAGGAAATAATTGTAAGAACTTTCGAGTTTGCGGTACCAACGGCTGTACAAAAAATCATCATAAACTCTTACATTGCCAGCAGTCACCTTTGAATAGTAACGCGCAAAAATCTATTACGAAAAATGGAGATACATTCGGTGAACCaaagcagcaacaacaacaaggATTCTTCACAAGAAAAAGTCAAATAGCTTTACGTACTGTTCCAGTAGTAGTGTACACAGAAAATTCTAGAAAAATCTTGATAAATGCATTACTAGAGGGCGGAAGCACGAAAACGTATATCAATCAAAGCCTTGCTGGAGAACTGGGACTTCAAGGAAAAATTGAGACAGTCCAGGTGAATACATTGAATGATAAAGTTCAAACTTTTGAAACAATGTCAGTGAGTTTAACTGTTAAAAGTCTATATGGGCAGTCACAGACGGAGATGGATGCATTAGTATTAGACAATGTGATAGGATCGTTACAGACAGTTAACTggaataaatacataaacaaatGGGAGCACTTAAAGGGAATTAATTTTCCATTCATTGATCAGAATAGAGCTGTTGATATGTTAATAGGACTGGACTATGCTACGTTACATTCTTCGTTACACGAAATTCGCGGAAAGGCTGGAGAACCAGTTGCACGGTTGACTCCTTTGGGTTGTGTGGGGCAGCTAGATAACGATCCACAACAAATAAGTCTGTTCTCAACATACTTTGTTAATGAACCAGATGATTTAGACCAAATGTTGAAAGGTTTCTGGGAAATTGACAATTCAGGTCTGACAATAAAAGAACAACCGTTAACACAGATAGAACAAAAGGTTTTGAAAGAAAGTGAAAAGGACATGAAGGTTGAAGACGGTCGTTATGAGGTGAAAATTCCGTGGAAAACAGATCCAAGTAACATTCCAAATGATTATGAAATGGCCGTCAAACGTTTGCAACATACCGAGAAAAGGTTGAAAAAAGAACCAAATATTGAGATTGCGTACACAGAGACTATAGAAAACTATGTGAATAAAGGATACATACATAAAGTACCCCAAGATGAAACAGATCCAGTAAATAAGTGGTACTTTCCTCACTTTCCAGTAGTACGGCTTGAAAAAGAGACAACCAAAGTAAGAATAGTCTTTGATGCATCGGCAAAATACAACGGAGTGTGTctgaatgattttattcaaacagGTCCCAAGCTACAGAATGAACTTTTCGATGTATTACTTCGATTTCGTAAATATGACATTGCTCTGGTTTGCGACATAAGTGAAATGTATTTAAGAGTCGGAATTCacgaaacaaacataatatttcatAGATTTTTATGGGACTCTTGCGAATATGAGTTTAGTACTCTAGTGTTTGGTGTTAAAGCGTCACCCTTTCTAGCACACAACTGGTTGCACAGACAAACGCGAAACTGA
- the LOC128555058 gene encoding uncharacterized protein LOC128555058, with the protein MEDSMDSMPTEESALELYEQLSALWLKAGMCARKWLSNSRIVLENIPQKERAKEVNLDTSYLPTTKALGVTWQAEEDVFTFKLNKNVSSVPTVRKRNLLKRVASLFDPLGFLSPYIVKGKILLQQFWLGRYDWDDRVSSNLTDKTMEWLDDLPVLNKVIIPRSLSFNDSKNPSLNVFVEEAYGTAVFMRSKNQDDDISVKFVCSKTRVSPLTAVNIPRLELMAAVLGLRLALTVTKAIVMSMIKVTFWTDSANVIHWISNESRRFKPFVAHRIGEIHTYSAPKQWRYVSTTDNPADIASRRTTAEDLVQNTLWWNGDVTTEDLLDPERFSDWSRLLRVTAWVKRFADNFRNTNDRNKNSVLTVKELQEAENLLIHKAQVKQYPEEYSSIVKGQPIPRNSKLIPLNVKIDEQGMMRCDTRLTHARFLPYDVRYPIILPRKSPVTRLLVKSFHEEGNHYGTNQTLAAMSSRYWFNFVLM; encoded by the exons ATGGAGGATTCTATGGACTCTATGCCTACAGAAGAATCAGCATTAGAACTGTATGAACAACTATCTGCATTATGGTTGAAAGCCGGTATGTGCGCAAGAAAGTGGCTTTCAAATTCACGTATCGTATTAGAAAATATACCGCAGAAAGAAAGAGCCAAGGAGGTAAACCTAGACACAAGTTACTTACCGACCACAAAAGCCTTGGGAGTGACATGGCAAGCTGAGGAAGACGTCTTTACATTTAAACTGAATAAAAATGTTAGCTCAGTACCAACAGTCAGAAAAAGAAACCTACTGAAAAGAGTCGCTAGCCTATTCGATCCGCTAGGTTTTCTCTCCCCTTACATTGTTAAAGGTAAAATACTCCTGCAGCAGTTTTGGTTAGGAAGATATGATTGGGACGATAGAGTAAGCAGTAACTTGACTGACAAAACTATGGAATGGCTGGATGATCTACCTGTATTAAATAAGGTCATTATACCGCGAAGTTTATCGTTTAACGACTCGAAAAATCCATCACTGAACGTCTTCGTTGAAGAAGCATATGGAACAGCTGTCTTTATGAGATCTAAAAATCAAGATGATGACATTAGTGTGAAATTTGTGTGCAGCAAGACCAGAGTTTCACCCCTCACTGCTGTTAACATTCCTCGTCTTGAGCTTATGGCAGCGGTTTTAGGACTTCGTCTAGCACTAACTGTTACAAAAGCAATTGTAATGAGCATGATTAAAGTTACGTTCTGGACAGATAGTGCTAACGTTATTCATTGGATAAGCAATGAAAGTAGACGATTCAAGCCTTTTGTGGCACATAGAATTGgagaaatacatacatatagcGCGCCTAAACAGTGGCGGTATGTTTCAACTACTGATAATCCAGCAGATATAGCGTCAAGGAGAACAACTGCGGAAGATCTCGTACAGAACACACTATGGTGGAACG GTGACGTTACAACAGAAGATCTTTTAGATCCAGAGAGATTCTCTGATTGGTCGCGTCTTCTTAGAGTAACAGCATGGGTCAAAAGATTTGCAGACAACTTTAGGAATACAAATGACAGAAACAAGAACAGTGTATTGACAGTGAAAGAATTACAAGAAGCAGAGAACTTGTTGATACATAAAGCGCAAGTAAAACAGTATCCAGAAGAATACTCGAGCATAGTTAAAGGTCAACCAATACCAAGAAACAGTAAACTGATTCCGTTGAATGTAAAAATAGACGAACAAGGTATGATGAGGTGTGATACAAGACTAACGCATGCAAGATTTTTGCCATATGATGTAAGATATCCAATTATATTACCGCGTAAAAGTCCTGTAACAAGACTGCTTGTAAAGAGCTTCCATGAAGAAGGGAATCATTATGGTACAAATCAAACACTGGCAGCAATGTCTTCGAGATACTGGTTTAATTTTGTGCTTATGTAG